The following are encoded in a window of Psychrobacter sp. P11F6 genomic DNA:
- the lnt gene encoding apolipoprotein N-acyltransferase has product MRLSTVDLQKRLNPDKPKGLPIALTVLIALLAGAVFIFALAPYGIWPLALVSPAILYALLMPDMSGKRAFLIGQAYGTGLWCVGAFWLYTSIHVYGDTPAWLALIMIALMGLGMGLFHGFLALVFNRMVGRQPLSFAALWILQEWLKTWLFTGFPWLFVGYAFTEQYWLSSLAPVAGVFAVSFVAVLLAASLVELLRRRGGYMIPSIALLVISSALWLMNPQWTKPKGTPDLSVSLIQGNIPQDLKWLTEYQIETLKIYATLTSTEWDRDIVLWPESSIPMFQDEAIGFISEMVKMAKETDTTWVTGIPYRDLENFDPKTDKYPPFYNSVVALGSDAEGMYKKQRLVPFGEYIPFEGMLDILPNLAGSQEIMSYSRGSDNQSPLRVRGHNLGSAVCYEVAYPDTTRKNAIGTDFLLTISNDAWFGTSAGPLQHLQMVQMRALENGRWFMRATNTGVTAIIDHKGRIVERAPQFERTVLRGDVQARVGNTPFMSFGNYPILFIITLLLVLSYFGKRGMPQPRLGKSLK; this is encoded by the coding sequence ATGCGCCTGTCTACTGTTGATTTACAAAAACGCCTGAACCCTGACAAGCCAAAGGGTTTGCCTATAGCGCTGACGGTATTGATTGCGTTGTTGGCAGGGGCAGTGTTTATATTTGCACTTGCGCCTTATGGCATTTGGCCACTGGCGCTAGTGTCGCCTGCTATTTTATATGCCTTATTGATGCCTGATATGAGTGGCAAGCGTGCTTTTCTTATCGGTCAGGCTTACGGTACGGGACTTTGGTGCGTTGGTGCATTTTGGTTATACACCTCTATTCATGTCTATGGCGATACGCCAGCATGGCTTGCGCTGATTATGATCGCGCTGATGGGGTTAGGCATGGGCTTGTTTCATGGCTTTTTGGCGTTGGTTTTCAACCGTATGGTCGGTCGTCAGCCGTTGTCGTTTGCGGCGCTATGGATATTACAAGAGTGGCTGAAAACGTGGCTGTTCACTGGATTTCCGTGGTTGTTTGTCGGTTATGCCTTTACGGAGCAGTATTGGTTATCGTCATTAGCACCAGTCGCTGGCGTCTTTGCAGTGTCTTTTGTGGCGGTATTATTGGCAGCCAGTTTGGTTGAGCTATTGCGTCGCCGTGGCGGATATATGATTCCGTCGATAGCATTGTTGGTAATTAGCAGCGCGTTATGGTTGATGAATCCGCAATGGACGAAACCAAAAGGTACGCCTGATTTGTCCGTGTCCTTAATCCAAGGTAATATTCCACAAGATTTAAAATGGCTCACCGAATATCAAATAGAAACCCTGAAAATTTATGCAACTCTGACCAGTACTGAGTGGGATCGCGATATCGTCTTATGGCCAGAATCCTCGATTCCTATGTTTCAAGATGAAGCGATTGGTTTTATCAGTGAAATGGTTAAAATGGCCAAAGAAACAGATACCACGTGGGTAACAGGTATTCCTTATAGAGATTTAGAAAACTTTGACCCAAAAACGGATAAATATCCGCCATTTTATAATAGCGTGGTTGCGCTAGGTAGTGACGCTGAGGGCATGTATAAAAAGCAGCGCCTGGTACCATTTGGTGAATATATTCCCTTCGAAGGCATGTTAGATATCTTGCCAAACCTTGCTGGTAGTCAAGAAATCATGAGCTATAGTCGTGGTAGTGACAACCAATCACCGCTGCGTGTACGTGGTCATAATTTGGGCTCAGCAGTCTGTTATGAAGTGGCTTACCCTGATACCACTCGTAAAAACGCGATTGGCACGGACTTCTTATTGACCATCTCAAACGATGCTTGGTTTGGTACGTCGGCAGGTCCATTGCAACATCTGCAAATGGTGCAGATGCGCGCGCTAGAGAATGGGCGTTGGTTTATGCGTGCGACCAATACGGGCGTGACCGCGATCATCGATCATAAAGGTCGTATCGTCGAGCGTGCACCGCAGTTTGAGCGCACCGTATTGCGCGGTGATGTTCAGGCGCGGGTTGGTAATACACCTTTTATGAGCTTCGGTAATTATCCGATTCTTTTTATCATTACGCTGTTACTTGTCTTGAGCTACTTTGGTAAGCGTGGGATGCCGCAACCGCGTTTGGGTAAGTCGCTAAAATAA
- a CDS encoding CBS domain-containing protein translates to MSDDTPSPSSWSMRGLKRWLSTAPETRDELIRLVQDSRQFLEPDTVDMLEGVLDLPATQVREIMTPRPQVVGLHESTSLAEVMDIILETTHSRYPVFDSQDDDAVIGILLAKDLIPILVHMVRDQEDKIDSKRLRDLVRQPLYISETARSDTLLRSLQRTQVHMAIVVDEFGNFGGVVTMEDLLEEIVGDIVDEHDDFDEDSDINNIVADPEKPNTWRVQASTVIEDCNDELGSHFDDTDVDTMGGLVMQALGYVGDLEGESVVIDDWKITITDVEGRFIQNLELTKINPAQQILIGSH, encoded by the coding sequence ATGTCTGACGACACTCCCAGCCCGAGTAGTTGGTCGATGCGCGGCTTAAAACGCTGGCTATCGACCGCCCCCGAAACCCGTGACGAATTGATTCGTCTGGTACAAGACTCGCGCCAGTTCTTAGAGCCTGATACCGTCGATATGTTAGAAGGCGTGCTGGATCTGCCTGCGACACAAGTGCGCGAAATTATGACGCCGCGCCCGCAAGTGGTTGGGCTGCACGAAAGCACCAGTCTCGCTGAGGTGATGGATATCATCCTTGAGACCACCCATTCGCGTTATCCTGTCTTTGACAGTCAAGATGATGATGCCGTCATTGGTATCCTCTTGGCAAAAGATTTGATTCCTATTCTTGTGCATATGGTGCGCGATCAAGAAGATAAAATCGATAGCAAACGTTTGAGAGATCTGGTACGTCAGCCGCTATATATTAGTGAGACGGCACGCTCTGATACCTTGTTACGCTCATTGCAGCGTACCCAAGTACATATGGCGATTGTCGTCGATGAATTCGGCAACTTTGGCGGTGTTGTTACCATGGAAGACTTGCTTGAAGAGATTGTCGGTGACATCGTCGATGAGCATGATGACTTCGATGAAGACAGTGATATCAATAACATCGTCGCTGATCCTGAAAAACCAAATACCTGGCGTGTGCAAGCGTCTACCGTGATTGAAGACTGTAATGATGAGCTTGGCAGTCATTTTGATGATACGGATGTCGATACCATGGGTGGTCTGGTCATGCAGGCGCTTGGTTATGTAGGTGATTTGGAAGGTGAAAGTGTGGTGATAGATGATTGGAAAATCACTATTACTGATGTTGAAGGGCGTTTTATCCAAAATCTTGAGCTCACCAAAATCAATCCTGCTCAGCAAATATTGATAGGCAGTCATTGA
- a CDS encoding DUF4105 domain-containing protein, producing MSLRSFFSRLLTPHSHSHRSDNGLDTLEPNNHGSNRHGLKNNTANGRQPTPTWRYYLVQFFIIITLLLSAVWLLLAIWYQFGAGSAITWLTALFIVGVLTALLSVRYWPKIAQRFDHKQRSSKPWSNKTTINSKSVNKWLTALYGAIWLVGVGWFFSIEPQQERDWMAEVSERVTYERDATNPDLVTLTNVRNFDWHTDTEATERWDTRTIDMSKLSGVDVTNSYWMGPLIAHTLVSFRFEDDRPLAFSFEIRKEEGESFSALAGFFRRYELSLIAAEERDIIYTRTNARGEQVYLFPVSNLQQHEVKSLFESYLTAADELNAKPAWYNTLLSNCTNIIFYMARIVSGDRLPWDYRIWVSGWLPNYLYDVGMLDANPEKTGQPWSMDTWYERTHINSKVKGFSNQINLESGVNSNENSREFSEQIRQDIPIPPLADTQEDAETKAKSAAQVSY from the coding sequence ATGTCGCTACGTTCCTTTTTCTCTCGCCTGCTCACGCCGCACTCACATAGCCATCGTTCAGATAACGGCTTGGACACGCTTGAGCCAAATAATCATGGTTCGAATAGACACGGCTTAAAAAATAACACTGCGAATGGTCGCCAACCGACACCTACATGGCGATATTATCTTGTACAGTTTTTCATCATTATCACCTTGCTACTGTCAGCCGTTTGGTTATTGCTGGCGATTTGGTATCAGTTTGGAGCAGGCTCTGCCATCACTTGGTTAACCGCACTTTTCATTGTTGGTGTACTGACAGCCTTACTGAGCGTTCGCTATTGGCCGAAAATAGCTCAGCGCTTTGATCATAAACAACGCAGCAGTAAACCATGGAGCAACAAAACAACCATAAATAGTAAGTCAGTAAATAAATGGTTAACCGCTTTATATGGTGCTATTTGGTTGGTAGGCGTTGGCTGGTTTTTTTCTATTGAACCCCAACAAGAGCGCGACTGGATGGCTGAGGTAAGTGAAAGGGTCACTTACGAGCGCGATGCAACCAATCCTGACTTAGTGACCCTAACCAATGTACGCAACTTTGATTGGCATACCGACACGGAGGCGACCGAACGCTGGGACACACGTACCATTGATATGTCCAAACTATCTGGCGTCGATGTCACCAATTCTTACTGGATGGGTCCACTGATTGCCCATACGTTGGTCAGTTTTCGTTTTGAAGATGATAGACCGCTTGCTTTCTCATTTGAGATTCGTAAAGAAGAAGGCGAATCGTTTTCGGCATTGGCAGGGTTTTTTAGACGCTATGAGCTGAGCCTGATTGCCGCAGAAGAGCGTGATATTATCTATACCCGAACGAATGCGCGTGGCGAGCAAGTTTATCTATTTCCCGTTAGCAACTTGCAGCAGCACGAGGTCAAGTCACTATTTGAATCTTACTTAACCGCTGCCGATGAATTGAATGCCAAGCCTGCTTGGTATAACACATTACTCAGTAATTGCACCAATATCATTTTTTATATGGCGCGTATCGTCAGTGGCGATCGCCTGCCGTGGGATTATCGGATTTGGGTCTCTGGCTGGCTGCCAAATTATCTATATGATGTCGGTATGCTTGACGCTAATCCAGAAAAGACTGGGCAGCCTTGGTCAATGGATACATGGTACGAGCGTACCCATATCAACTCAAAGGTTAAAGGATTCAGTAATCAAATCAATCTAGAGTCTGGCGTTAATAGCAACGAAAACAGCCGCGAATTTTCTGAGCAAATTCGTCAGGACATTCCTATCCCGCCATTGGCTGACACGCAAGAAGATGCTGAGACAAAAGCCAAATCTGCGGCTCAGGTTTCTTATTAA
- a CDS encoding YcgN family cysteine cluster protein has product MRPNFWSRFALSELNHSEWEALCDGCGSCCLIKYIDEDENGDVDEELVEYTDVTCQLMDCTTGYCQHYATRQEHVPDCIQLTMDNLPQMMWLPSHCAYKRLYKGQDLPSWHLLLTQDVVVTQQQMRAANVGVAGRCVSETGMSDEAMEERVVSWVKP; this is encoded by the coding sequence TTGCGTCCGAATTTTTGGTCGCGCTTTGCATTGTCAGAATTAAATCATAGCGAATGGGAAGCGTTGTGTGATGGTTGTGGTAGTTGCTGTTTGATTAAGTATATTGACGAAGATGAGAATGGTGATGTGGATGAAGAGTTGGTCGAGTATACCGATGTGACTTGCCAGCTAATGGATTGTACGACGGGTTATTGCCAGCATTACGCCACGCGTCAAGAGCATGTGCCTGACTGTATTCAGCTGACCATGGACAATCTGCCGCAGATGATGTGGTTGCCTTCGCACTGCGCCTATAAGCGTTTGTATAAAGGACAAGATTTGCCAAGTTGGCATTTGTTATTGACCCAAGATGTAGTGGTAACACAGCAACAAATGCGTGCTGCCAATGTTGGCGTGGCTGGGCGCTGTGTTTCTGAGACTGGTATGTCTGATGAAGCGATGGAGGAGCGGGTGGTCAGCTGGGTCAAGCCTTGA
- a CDS encoding dienelactone hydrolase family protein gives MSIKTFELISTTENGVQLISYVALPENASDDHPVAGILVAPEWWGIVDHPKSVVERLAEAGYAAVAMDVYGEGKLTTDAAQANMWMEQVLEDQDMLMSRCRLILNDFSDQLAVDGDNLAAIGFCFGGKVVLDMAREGMPLKAVATFHGNPTPKQPADKNFTANVLVAHGRDDSMVSMEAIEGLKSELDAAGVDYIIDVYDNAKHGFTNPHADERAAKNEVDLGYNEAAAKQSWENMLEFMENNLGK, from the coding sequence ATGTCAATTAAGACTTTTGAATTAATCAGTACCACCGAAAACGGTGTCCAGCTTATCAGCTATGTGGCATTGCCAGAAAATGCATCTGACGACCATCCTGTTGCGGGAATTTTAGTAGCGCCAGAATGGTGGGGTATCGTTGATCACCCAAAATCAGTGGTCGAGCGCTTGGCAGAAGCAGGTTATGCCGCCGTCGCAATGGACGTGTACGGTGAAGGCAAGCTGACCACCGATGCCGCGCAAGCGAATATGTGGATGGAGCAAGTATTAGAAGATCAAGATATGCTGATGTCGCGCTGCCGTTTAATCCTTAATGACTTTAGCGACCAGTTAGCCGTTGATGGTGACAATCTAGCAGCGATTGGCTTTTGCTTTGGTGGTAAGGTCGTGCTTGATATGGCTCGCGAAGGCATGCCATTAAAAGCGGTCGCCACTTTCCATGGCAACCCAACACCAAAACAGCCAGCGGATAAAAACTTCACCGCTAACGTATTGGTTGCTCACGGTCGCGATGATTCAATGGTATCAATGGAAGCAATAGAAGGTCTAAAATCAGAACTAGATGCTGCTGGCGTTGACTATATTATCGATGTTTATGACAACGCTAAACATGGCTTTACCAATCCACATGCCGATGAGCGCGCTGCTAAAAATGAGGTTGATCTCGGCTACAACGAAGCCGCTGCCAAGCAAAGCTGGGAAAACATGCTTGAATTTATGGAAAATAACTTAGGTAAATAA
- a CDS encoding SDR family NAD(P)-dependent oxidoreductase, producing the protein MKTIQQLFDFHHKTIIISGAAGAIGSEAARFLSSLGGNIVLADLNEDKVKQIAADIEKETGNATLGMKTDFTDETQIAALVDATIAKFGKISAVVNNVGWGASTPLWESTTEKMVNAYKLNTLGSYHLTRLCMPYLKQEENASVVFSGSMVGNTPSPEFIEYSTAKAGLLNMVKSMAVASGPEVRFNSLIIGTVDNGASSEEAGYTQEMIDNVVKGIVLKRRGVPADIAQAMAFLLSDAASWITGAELTVNGGGVYKSKMPTS; encoded by the coding sequence ATGAAAACAATCCAACAACTATTCGACTTTCATCATAAAACCATCATTATCAGTGGTGCAGCAGGCGCTATTGGTAGCGAGGCTGCACGGTTTTTAAGCTCATTAGGAGGCAACATTGTCCTCGCTGATTTAAATGAAGATAAAGTGAAGCAAATTGCCGCTGATATCGAAAAAGAAACAGGCAATGCAACCTTAGGCATGAAAACCGACTTTACTGACGAGACGCAAATTGCAGCCTTGGTGGATGCAACTATTGCAAAATTCGGTAAGATTTCTGCAGTAGTCAACAACGTCGGTTGGGGTGCAAGTACGCCCTTATGGGAATCTACCACCGAAAAAATGGTCAATGCGTATAAGCTCAATACCTTGGGATCTTATCATTTGACTCGTTTATGTATGCCGTATTTAAAACAAGAAGAAAACGCCTCTGTGGTATTTTCTGGATCCATGGTTGGTAATACACCATCGCCAGAATTTATCGAATACAGCACAGCTAAAGCGGGCTTGCTAAATATGGTAAAAAGTATGGCGGTCGCATCAGGTCCTGAAGTGCGCTTTAACTCACTAATCATCGGTACAGTAGATAATGGTGCTTCCTCTGAAGAAGCCGGTTATACCCAAGAGATGATCGATAATGTGGTCAAAGGTATCGTCCTAAAACGACGTGGTGTGCCAGCAGATATCGCTCAAGCGATGGCGTTTTTGTTAAGTGATGCAGCGTCTTGGATTACTGGTGCTGAACTGACAGTCAATGGTGGCGGTGTTTACAAAAGCAAAATGCCAACCTCATAA
- a CDS encoding DUF2339 domain-containing protein translates to MSDISGFVLLVCLVVIIVFYNKLKRRVDQLQQDITQLQDELQAQQHRVSSMNNVNADNNVDVHTEPMAQTLAETHSPQPIIEELFDSAPPLPTATIHPKPAPSPKKPSPIEPDERSLPIVTSLIHSIKNWFFGGNLVVRVGVIVLLIGVVLLLRLLSDYIEVSIASKLLAIGILGLGLAALGLKLAKNRFAYGITLQGAGLAIAYLTTFFAYGVYQVLPNLPSFIGLGLLSAITIALAVRQNAFPLALLALSGGFFAPILTSENTGSLVVLFSYYLLLNVTIAIIAHYRPWKILNLFGVTVTFGLAYYWGISENLSTVIEAQRWSLVLLVTLHLLLYLFVVIRYAQQIIAYNTLNETDIIQTESADNVKPLDSVHARNNSYVFPIDTGLLFSVPILAFGLFAALFDDIPNALTIASTILATVYLGLGWLFVQRSQRYALITEGMLALGFGFLALVIPLALDAEWIAFGWSVQGLALVWFGRRSLRAWSVLFGLLLQLISIGMLMVKVVFAIQDHPTLALTISAISYLATMFILRVSNSPTTLNDSSDSFDNHLNSSLNNNLEFSQEQNATPDAIATYADALGISTHAAQQWLTSINSKSTVFNLVWHSPILIRFLTFTAIAWLLQVLLLDFNQWFTSWTLATTTMIALAALISLAIYWTIDRYHSWIEIRQLSHGLSIVFYLMLVLQLPQKFEFHLIWQTADWLLFTGLIVGWLIIGQSWLKTWYDHSELSRYDGASWLGASILIIAAAAHYGIADSAGVMAVLSPAILILAGLWFSYRNSDYRQQNKRTNQVLKQSPLYWFDWQQALLSCAAIFAPIALSWVIMTNWSYDGVIWDMSYFPLLNLYDITSLLTLLVGFSLYYMSQHRRDESLIESSAAPQTKRIFTTDNLLVILGLISFWLISSMLVRTLHAFIGTPLWDSAQGGAWNSEQVQTGLTILWTLLALVATIVASRYWQRTLWFMGIGLLGIVVLKLVLVDLSQTEAIWRVISFLGAGSLILLIGYLAPLPPARDEIENLAQE, encoded by the coding sequence ATGTCTGATATCAGCGGGTTTGTATTGCTTGTTTGTCTAGTAGTGATTATCGTTTTTTACAATAAACTAAAGCGACGCGTTGATCAGCTTCAACAAGACATCACGCAACTGCAAGATGAGTTACAAGCGCAGCAACACCGTGTCAGCTCTATGAACAACGTCAACGCCGATAATAACGTAGACGTTCATACTGAACCAATGGCTCAAACGCTAGCTGAGACTCACTCGCCCCAACCTATTATCGAGGAGCTATTTGACTCAGCACCTCCTTTACCTACTGCTACGATTCACCCGAAACCAGCCCCTTCTCCAAAAAAACCATCACCCATAGAGCCTGATGAGCGCTCACTGCCTATCGTCACTTCATTGATTCACTCTATCAAAAACTGGTTTTTTGGCGGCAATCTGGTCGTACGCGTTGGCGTGATCGTCCTACTTATCGGTGTGGTGCTACTACTTCGCTTGTTAAGCGACTATATCGAAGTGTCGATAGCGTCCAAGCTTTTAGCGATAGGCATCCTCGGTTTAGGTCTAGCAGCATTAGGCTTAAAATTGGCAAAAAATCGCTTTGCTTATGGCATCACCCTACAAGGTGCAGGCTTAGCGATTGCGTATTTAACGACCTTTTTTGCCTATGGCGTTTACCAAGTCTTGCCTAACTTACCGAGCTTTATTGGGCTTGGGCTATTATCTGCGATTACCATTGCACTCGCCGTGCGTCAAAACGCTTTTCCACTGGCGTTGTTAGCGTTATCGGGTGGGTTTTTTGCGCCTATTTTGACCAGTGAAAACACGGGCAGTTTGGTGGTATTGTTTAGTTACTATCTACTATTGAACGTGACGATTGCGATTATCGCGCATTACCGCCCATGGAAAATACTGAATTTATTCGGTGTCACTGTGACCTTTGGATTGGCTTACTACTGGGGTATCAGTGAGAATTTGAGCACAGTCATTGAGGCGCAGCGCTGGTCTTTAGTCCTACTGGTCACCTTACATTTACTGCTATATCTGTTTGTCGTCATTCGCTACGCCCAACAAATCATTGCCTACAATACTCTTAATGAAACAGACATCATCCAGACAGAGAGCGCAGACAACGTAAAGCCTTTAGATAGCGTTCACGCAAGAAATAATAGCTATGTATTCCCTATTGATACTGGCTTACTGTTTTCAGTGCCGATATTAGCCTTTGGTTTATTTGCGGCATTATTCGATGACATTCCTAACGCCTTAACCATCGCTAGTACTATTTTAGCCACTGTTTACTTAGGACTCGGCTGGTTGTTTGTGCAGCGTAGCCAGCGTTATGCCTTAATCACCGAAGGCATGTTGGCTTTAGGATTTGGTTTTTTGGCGCTGGTAATCCCCTTAGCATTAGATGCTGAATGGATTGCTTTTGGCTGGTCAGTACAAGGATTGGCGCTGGTCTGGTTTGGACGGCGTTCATTGCGAGCGTGGTCAGTGTTATTTGGTTTGTTATTGCAGCTAATCAGTATAGGCATGCTGATGGTAAAAGTAGTCTTCGCCATTCAAGATCATCCAACATTGGCCTTAACCATTTCGGCTATCAGCTATCTAGCAACGATGTTTATCTTACGCGTCAGCAACTCGCCAACTACATTGAACGATAGCAGCGACAGCTTTGATAACCACTTAAATAGTAGCTTAAACAATAACTTAGAATTCTCCCAAGAGCAAAACGCCACGCCAGATGCGATAGCGACCTATGCCGACGCACTGGGGATCAGCACTCATGCCGCACAGCAATGGCTAACCTCAATCAACAGCAAAAGCACCGTGTTTAATCTTGTTTGGCACAGTCCTATACTTATAAGGTTTTTGACCTTTACAGCTATAGCGTGGCTACTACAAGTGCTGCTGCTTGATTTTAACCAGTGGTTCACCAGTTGGACACTGGCAACGACGACCATGATTGCACTCGCAGCTCTAATCAGCCTTGCCATTTATTGGACAATCGATCGTTATCACTCGTGGATAGAAATCAGACAACTTAGCCACGGCTTATCGATCGTCTTTTATCTCATGCTTGTCCTACAGTTACCGCAAAAATTCGAGTTTCATTTGATATGGCAGACAGCAGATTGGCTACTATTTACTGGTTTAATCGTTGGTTGGTTGATTATCGGACAATCGTGGTTAAAGACATGGTACGACCACTCCGAGCTGTCACGCTATGATGGCGCAAGCTGGCTGGGAGCTAGCATTCTAATCATTGCTGCCGCCGCCCACTATGGAATCGCAGATTCCGCTGGCGTGATGGCTGTCTTGAGTCCAGCCATTTTAATATTGGCTGGGCTATGGTTCAGCTATCGTAATTCCGATTATCGTCAGCAAAATAAGCGCACGAATCAGGTATTAAAACAAAGCCCACTGTACTGGTTTGATTGGCAACAAGCGCTATTGAGCTGCGCGGCTATCTTTGCGCCCATTGCTTTAAGTTGGGTCATCATGACCAACTGGTCTTATGATGGTGTAATTTGGGATATGTCCTACTTCCCACTACTGAATTTATACGACATTACCTCATTGCTGACGCTATTGGTTGGTTTTAGTCTATATTACATGAGCCAACATCGCCGCGATGAGAGTCTTATCGAATCAAGTGCAGCCCCCCAAACTAAGCGCATATTCACTACTGATAATTTACTGGTTATATTGGGGCTTATCAGCTTTTGGCTGATTTCCAGTATGTTGGTTAGAACATTACATGCCTTTATCGGTACACCGCTGTGGGACAGCGCTCAGGGCGGCGCATGGAATAGCGAGCAAGTACAGACAGGATTGACCATTTTATGGACGCTCTTGGCTTTAGTCGCCACCATCGTCGCCAGTCGCTATTGGCAGCGGACGCTTTGGTTTATGGGTATCGGGCTATTAGGTATTGTCGTACTCAAACTGGTATTGGTTGATTTGTCGCAGACCGAAGCGATTTGGCGGGTGATATCTTTCCTTGGCGCAGGCAGTTTAATACTATTAATTGGTTATCTTGCACCGTTACCCCCTGCCCGCGATGAAATAGAAAATCTAGCTCAAGAGTAA
- the ylqF gene encoding ribosome biogenesis GTPase YlqF yields MDKRASIQWFPGHMNKARNEIKEIMPQMDLVIEVIDARIPYSSENPMVAALRGEKPVIKILNKADLADPELTQAWMDYLEQQSGVKAIACDTDKANDVKRIIAICKQLVPNKVGTGRQIKAMIMGIPNVGKSTLINTLAGRAVARTGDEPAVTKSQQLIKLDDDIMLYDTPGMLWPKVENENSGYRLAATGGIRDTAFDFADVASYTAEYLMQAYPELLKTRYKIEALPKTDWEFFEVAGRNRGCVRSGNQVDTYRMSEILINELRSAKLGRITLETPAMSEAEELVVAEQRLAAEEKRIAKEEEKRLRRLKTRKNRK; encoded by the coding sequence ATGGATAAGAGAGCAAGTATTCAGTGGTTCCCTGGGCACATGAACAAAGCCCGTAACGAAATCAAAGAAATCATGCCGCAGATGGATTTGGTCATCGAGGTGATCGATGCGCGTATCCCATATAGTAGTGAAAACCCAATGGTCGCGGCATTGCGCGGCGAAAAACCCGTCATCAAAATTCTGAACAAAGCCGACCTTGCTGATCCTGAATTGACCCAAGCGTGGATGGACTATCTTGAGCAGCAAAGCGGTGTGAAAGCCATTGCTTGCGATACTGATAAAGCCAATGATGTCAAACGTATCATAGCCATCTGTAAACAACTTGTGCCCAATAAAGTGGGTACGGGTCGCCAAATTAAAGCCATGATTATGGGAATTCCAAACGTCGGTAAATCGACGTTGATTAATACCTTGGCTGGACGCGCCGTAGCAAGAACTGGCGATGAGCCAGCAGTTACTAAGTCGCAGCAGTTGATTAAACTTGATGATGACATCATGCTTTATGACACGCCCGGTATGTTATGGCCAAAAGTCGAAAACGAAAACTCTGGCTATCGTCTGGCAGCGACGGGTGGTATTCGTGATACGGCTTTTGACTTCGCTGATGTCGCCAGCTATACCGCTGAATACTTGATGCAAGCCTACCCTGAGCTGCTAAAAACCCGCTATAAAATTGAAGCACTACCAAAGACTGATTGGGAGTTTTTTGAAGTCGCTGGACGCAATCGCGGCTGTGTACGTTCGGGCAATCAAGTCGATACCTACCGCATGTCTGAGATTTTGATCAACGAGTTACGTAGCGCTAAGCTTGGGCGTATTACGCTTGAGACGCCAGCCATGTCTGAAGCTGAAGAACTCGTCGTCGCTGAGCAACGCTTAGCAGCAGAAGAAAAAAGAATCGCTAAAGAAGAAGAAAAGCGCTTACGTCGTTTGAAAACGCGGAAGAATCGGAAGTAG
- a CDS encoding GlcG/HbpS family heme-binding protein, with protein sequence MKLMSNYLSKALLALAVIGCSANVLAAKPNLVLQQPNVSLELANELIDATMAACHAEGKSAVVAVVDRAGNLIALQRDDNVGPHNTDAAVRKAFTALSTKTPSRTLADNARANPDSNNLNTVNDLLLIGGGVPLKFGNDVIGAIAAGGAGGAVQDEACALKAIEKVMPKQK encoded by the coding sequence ATGAAGTTAATGTCGAACTACTTATCTAAAGCATTATTGGCACTAGCAGTCATCGGCTGTTCAGCCAACGTTTTGGCCGCCAAACCAAATCTAGTATTACAACAGCCCAATGTTTCTTTAGAGTTGGCCAATGAATTAATCGATGCCACCATGGCAGCCTGTCACGCAGAGGGCAAATCCGCCGTGGTCGCGGTTGTTGATCGTGCTGGCAATTTAATCGCGCTACAGCGCGATGATAACGTTGGTCCGCACAATACTGATGCTGCTGTCCGCAAAGCATTCACGGCATTATCTACCAAAACGCCTTCACGTACGTTGGCGGATAATGCTCGCGCTAATCCAGACTCAAATAACTTGAATACGGTAAATGATTTACTGCTGATCGGCGGCGGTGTGCCGTTAAAGTTTGGTAATGATGTGATCGGCGCTATTGCAGCGGGCGGCGCAGGCGGTGCAGTACAAGATGAAGCTTGTGCGTTGAAAGCTATCGAAAAAGTCATGCCTAAACAGAAGTAG